The Sphingobium sp. JS3065 genomic sequence GTGCTGGATCAGGCGGTGGCGCGGCTGGCGGCGTTTCGTTCGTCGCTGGGCTGACCTTGCCGCGCCCCTGCCGCCAGCGGCCAGCCCACGTGGAACGGCGCGATTTCGCAGGCGAAGGGCGCCCGAGAGCGAAGATCAGCTTCCATTACAGATTATTTGGTGCGGTCGAGATGCCTTTACGAGCCCAGGATTTCCGTTAACATATTGTTTTCAATATATTTGCTCTGACAAATTTTTACTCTGAATGACCTGTTCTGACCGCCCCTTGTGCCATTTGTGCCAAGCTGCCTACGCCGAGTCAGGCAAACCGCACCCATTCGGTGGCGTGGCACAAAAATAGCAGGATTTGGCACAATGGCGACCATTCAGAAGCGAAAGAAATCGTGCCGCGTTCAGGTTCGCCGCAAGGACCGGACTATGTCTGCCACCTTCGACACAAAGGCCGAAGCCGAAGCTTGACCCGCAACCCTTGCGCCCTGATCACCAAACCACGCAAACCGATGCCACGCACGCAGCGTGTCACGGTGGCGGACCGCAAGGCCATCATCGCCAAACTCGGCTGGGACGGAACATCCGAGCCAACGACATCGGGGCAATGGGTCGCCTTCGCTTTCTACCTCGCGCTCGAAACCGCTATGCGCAAGGGTGAAATCCTCTCGCTGCGGTGGTCGGACATCGACTTCGACGCCCGCCACGCGCACCTCGACATGACGAAGAATGGTGACGAACGCGACGTGCCGTTGTCCAAGGCCGCAATGACTCTGCTACGAATCGTAAGGAAGCAGGAACCGACGGCGCCGGTCGTCCCTGTGCGGACGGGGCACTTCGACAAGCTGTTTCGCGGCGCAAAGCGGGAAGCCAGTCTGTCCCACATCCACTTTCACGACAGTCGGCGGGAAGCCGCCACGACAATGGCCCCGAAGCTGTCCAACGTGCTCCAGTTGGCGGCGATCACAGGGCACAAGTCCCTTTCGATGCTTCAGGTCTACTATAAACCCAAAGCAGCGGATCTCGCGGCGCGCCTTGACGCTTGAGGCGGAAGCAAGAGGACGGTCAGGCAGTCCAATCTCCGGGCCATTCCGCGCACTGTAAGACGATGGCGACTATGCGGCCTGCAGCCTTCGGGTTCTTCCAAGGATAGAAATCTTACTGATGACGGTTGCAAGCAGGCCAAGGCCGATCAGACCGAAAGTGCCATCCACAATCAGAACCATAGGATCGCCTATTCCCATGAAGGCAGGATGAGCGACTGCAAGGACGATCAAGACAATCCCCGTTCCGGCGCGCCCGATCCGCGAAAGCGCGACCTGCGACAGGAAAACCGCGCTGCCGAGCATCGCGATGCTGACGGCGGCCCAGGTCCAGATCAACGGCGCGATCGACGATGCGAACAGCGCGGCGAGCGCAGCGCCTGCCAGTGCTACCGGCTGCCCCCACACAGTCGCGGTCCATGCGCGCTCCCAGCCCGGTGCCGGTCTGCCCTTGTCCCGCCGCCTCGCCAGCCAGATGTTGACGCCCCCCGCCGCGAGATAGGTGAGGCCAAGGCCCAGCAGGGCGTAGGCGATCTTGATTGCACCGCCGCCAAACCAACCGAAATGCAGAAGCCCGAGCGAACCCAGTATCTGCTGGCCGATATTGTTGTCCGCCGCTTGGTGTTCGTAGTAGAGCCTGCCGTTGCGGTCGAAGGCATAGCTGTCCGCGCTGGCGAGCCGTGTGGAGCCGTCCTCCACCTCGAACATCGCCGCCGCGCCCTGCTCCATCGGATGTTCGACGATGAGGTAATCGATGCGTTTCGATGGTTGGGCCGATGTCCGTTCGGCAACCTTGGCGAACAGCGGCGCCAGGTCGAGCGGTGGGGCCGGGCGCGCGTCCTCTGCCGGATGCGGCGCAACGAAGATGGCGTAGACCTTGTCGGTATCGCCGTTGAACACGGCGAAGCCGATCGCGCCGATGATGACGGTGCTCAGGCCAAGCAGCGCGCCGGTCAGCGATACGGTGAGGTGGAAGGGCAGCGCCCATACGCCGATGCGGTTGTGCAGATCGGCCTCCTGCAAGCGGCGCGAACCGCCCAGCCGCAGGTGGAAGGCGTCGCGGAAGATGCGCGGATGCGCGAGCAGACCGGAGATGAGCGAGGAGAGCAGCGCGACGCCGGTCAACCCGACGATGAAGATGCCCCAGCTTTGCGGCAGGTGCAGGTTGATATGCAGGCGCGTCAGGAACTTGGTCCAGCCCTCGCGGATTTCGCCGGTGATGTGACCCGCGCTGTCGGCGATCCAGGTCGTCTGGGTTGCGTCCTCTGCATCGACCCGCAGCGTCGGCCATGGGCGATCCTCGCTCGGCATCACGATGAGCACATGCTCGACAGGCCCGTTTGTGCGGTCTATCGCGGCGCGATAGGCGGCCTGAACGGCCTTCGCGGAGATCCTCTCCATGCGCTCGACGCCGGGGTTTTCCCAGCGCTGGAACTCGTTGGCAAAGACCGAGATCGCGCCGGTCAGGCAGACCAGATAGAGAATGGCGGCGAAGGCGAGGCCGAGACCGCTATGTCCCTTGAGCACCGCGCGCACGAGATCGGGTGAAGGAAAGCCCGCGCCCTTTTTTGTCTTGGTCATGCGAACCCCCGCAGCATCGCCGCGCCAAAACCGGCGATGGCCGTTCCAACGAGCATGGCGGTCGCACGCAGGATGCGACTGTCCGCCAGCGTCCACGTCATCGCGCCACCCCAAGCGACGGGCACGATCAGCCCGCCGATCAGCAGCCGCGTCTGCGGCACTCCCGGCGCCCAAACGGCGTAGCTGATGCCGAGCGCCATTGCCGCCACCATGCCGATCGGGCCGGCCAGCAACCAGCGCAGCGTGGTCCGCCACGCACTTGGCGCGCGTTCCGCCGGTTCCGGCGCGAGACCTTCACGCGCTGTGCGAGCGGCTTTGGCGGGTCGCAGGGTATGGCCCCACGCAATGACGCCGACGGCTGCAACCGACAGCAGCGTCATCGCGATGAACGGCCCGCGCGCTTCTCCCAATATCCACGCGGGCCAGAAGATATTGAGGGACAGCAGGGAAAGTCCGGTCCATCGCCACGGCGCCTTGCCGGTTTTGAAACTCCAGGCCCGGCGCAGCATCCAGGTTCCTGCGACGGCACCGCCGAAAATGACTGTCATTGCGCTAAGAAGCGCCGCGCCGGTCAAAACCCGGCTTCCAGGATCACGCCGACGCTGCGCGGCGCGCCGATGATGGCGAAGTTGGTGAAGCTGTTGATATACTGGTCGTATTTCTCGTCGAACAGGTTGTTGGCGAACAGCGACAGGCTCCATTGGTCGGCTTCATAGCCGATGCGGGCGTTGACCAGCGTGCGCCCACCGACACGGCTGTCCGATTGCGGGATCGACACGTCGGCATAGACGGCGCTGCGGTAGCTGGCGTTGACATTGGCGTTGAAGCCGCCGCCGAACCGCACATTGGCCCCGCCGGCCAGCGTCCATCTAGGCGCATAGGGGAACTCCAGGCCTGACAGGTCGGTGATCGAGCCAACATCGGTGACGAATTCGTCGAACTTGGTGCGGGTATGGCCCACGCTTGCGTACCAGTCGAAAACCGACGACACACGATGCGCCAGTTCCAGCTCGAACCCATAGAGATGCGACTTGCCGGCGTTGACCGTGTGCGTGTCATAGGTGCCGTTGCCAAAATTGGCGGTGGTCTGCTGGTCGGCCCAGTCGATGTAAAAGGCGTTGGCGTTCACCGTCAGGCGACCGTCGAGCCAGGCCGAGCGCAGCGACAATTCGTAGTTCCAGGTGAACTCGGGATTGTATGGGAAGAGCTGCGAGCGCGCGGTGTTGAAGCCACTGCCACCCGAACGATAGCCGCGCTGCAGAACGAAGGCAGTTGAAAGATTGGGCGTCCACGCCATCTCAACGCCGCCCTTGGGCAGGAAGGCATTGAACGTGCGCGTGCCCACCGGCGCCGAACCATTGGCGTCATCGACCAGACCGAGCACCGCGGCATTGACCCCGGCAAAGGCCGGCGCCAGCGGGCCGTAAGCGGCCGGATCGGGCAAGGTGCCGACGAAGGTGGCGATGGCCTCTCCGCCGATCTTGTTGCGCTCCCGATCGTAGCGGAAACCGCCCAGCAGCGAGAGTCGGTCGGTCAGGCGATAGCGCGCGTCGGCGAACACGGCCATCGTCTCCACCTTGGTCGGGAAATCCGATGTGTAGTCGACCGGGATATTGGGAAGCGCGGCGGTGTAGAGCGCCGCGACCTGCGCTGCCGTCTGGGCACCCAGCGCGGGAGTCAACAGGTTCGCGATCGTCGGGCCGGGCGTCGGCACCAGCGTCACCTGATGCGCGCGCCGATACTGGTCGCGATTATAGTAGAACAGCCCGGCAAGACCGCTCAGCCGATCACCCTCATAGTTGAGCCGCAGTTCCTGCGTGAAGGTTTCCGCGCCACCGGCAATATCGCTATATGCTCTGCTGGCGGCCGAGGAATCGCCGTCATATTTGCGGATGAAGTCGGTGTCTGTCCAGGTGCCGAGCGTACTGAGCGACAGACCGCTACCCAGATCGTAGCGCAGGTTCAGCGTCACCTGATCGTTATCGACATCGCTGCTGTTGGGATAATCCGACGGATTGGTCCGGTTGTCGAAATAATCCCCGACCGACCGGTCGACATAGGTGAAGAGGTAGCCACCCTTCGTCTCGAAATGATGATAGCCGAGGCGCGCTTCGAAACCCGCAAGGGCGGATGGCGTCCAGAGCAGCTTGCCCCGGATCGAGATGGAATCGACCGGGCTTTCCGGTTCGTTGCGGGTGATGTTGCGGATATATCCGTCCGAGTCCCGCTTCTCGGCCGAGACGCGGAAAGCGAGTTCACCGGGCACCAGCGGGCCGCCGCCCGCGACGGCGAATTGCGTCGTGTCGAAAGAGGAGACGAGCGCGCGGCCCTTCAGGCTCCAGTCGAAGGTCGGATCCTGCGTGCGGATGTGCACCGCGCCGGCGAGCGCGTTGAGGCCCTGGATGGTCGATTGTGGTCCGCGGAAGATCTCGATCTGCGCCACATCCCACATATCGGTCGGGCCGTTCGAGAGCACATCCTGCGGCACCGGCGCGCCATCGACGAACACCGTCGCGGTCGCCGCGTCGCCGCCGCCCGAAACGCCGCGCTGGTCAATGCCACGGATCGAGAAGCCGGAGGCGCCGTAGGTTTCCGAGACATTGGCGGTGCGGTTGTAGACGTCCTGGATGGTCAGGATATTCTCTTCAGCCAGCCCCTTGTCGGTCGTGACGCTCACCGAAGCGGTCGTTTCTTGAAGGCTGCGCGATGCCTTTTCGCCAGTGACGATGATCCCATTCTGATCGTTCGTGGGCAGCCCGTCCTCGGCAAACGCGAGCGACGGCGTCGCCATTGCGGCGAACAACGATACGGAATGCAACCAGTGATGTTTCATATTTCCCCCATGCGTTGCGAGACGGCCTAGTTTGATTCGCTATTGATAGTCAATTGCATTTATGCATCGTAGACGCTGCGACGACTGTCCGCGCTTTGGCGCCTTCGGCGCTTGCCGCGCCCGTTATTCCCTGCCGACCCGGTCGTAGCCCGAAGGGTCCAGGCGCTGCAGGTGCTCGATGCGCACCAAGCCGGTGCGGGCCAGCGGGAAACCGTCATCGCCGTTCTGGGACCGAAAATGGCCGACGCGGTGAGCTTCGATTCTTCGCGCAAGAAGATCGGACGGCTGCTGAAACTGGCCGAACAACGTGTCGAGATTGGATATCGAAGATTCCTGTCGGATGAAGATTGGTAGCACGAAGGCTGATTTCCATGGCGTCCCGTCCGCTTGCGGACGGTCGCGCTCTATTCCGCCAGGCTCGCAGGCCCCCGCGTCCTCTCCGGCGCGGGGGCTTCGGCGCATCCAATTTCTGGTTCGCCCGAATCCGGGGGCTGGCTGAAACGGGCCTGCCCGATCGCACCCCGGCGCGCCCAAAGCCGCACCGCCAGAACCAACGCAGCCGTTTCTCCATCTCCGGAGCATACTGCTAGAGCGATTTCCAGTGAGATGGCATCATCTGACGTTTAAGAAATCGCGGTAAGACAAAGGAATAGAGCGGCCGATCTGATTCAATCAGATCGAAAACCGCTCTAGACCGTAAGCGCTAAAACACTCCCACTGGGAGGCGTTAGGCGGCCTGATCGATGACGGCGCTGACGGGGGTGCGGCTATCTAGCCAGTTGTAGGGGAGCAGATCATCGATCGGATCTGCGTCGCCGCGCAGGACGATACGGGCGAGGACGTCGGTGAGGTAAGCCTGCGGGTTGATACCGCTCAGTTTGCAGGTTTCGATGAGGCTGGCGAACGTCGCCCAGTTTTCAGCCCCCAGATCATGACCTGTGAACAGGGCATTTTTCCGCTGGAGGGTAAGCGGCCTGATTGACCGCTCAACGGTGTTGTTGTCCAGCTCGATCCGTCCATCCTCGAGGAAGCGGACGAGGCCTTTCCAGTGGTTGAGGGTGTAGCCGATAGCCTCAGCCGTGTTGGAGCTCCGCGGCAGCTTGGGCAGCATTTCCTCAAGCCAGGGCCGCATGTCGGCGATGATCGGGGCGGATTCAGCCTGGCGCACCGCCAACCTGTGTTCGGGGCTGGAGCCTCGGATACGCGCCTCGATCTTATAGAGGCTGGCGATCCGCCGCAGCGCCTCATCGGCGACCGGAGCGTTGCCACCCTTGGCGTCGTCAAAGAAGCCACGCCTGACATGCGCCCAGCAGAAGGCGAGCGTTCCCGGGCCGCCTTTCCGGTCCGGCGCCTCTATGTGCTTATAGGCACCATAACCATCGCATTGGACGATGCCGGTGAAGTCCCCGAGCAGCTTTTCCGCCCAGACTTTCCCGCGACCCGGCATGTAGGTGTAGGCGACCGCCGGTGGATCGGTGCCGCCATGCGCGCCATCATCACGAGCGATCGCCCAGAGATATCCCGTCTTCACCTTGCCGGTGCCAGGCGCCAGGACCTTGGCGGTGGTCTCATCGACGAACAGCCTCGCGCCCGACAGCAGATCCACTTTCATCCGGCTGGTCAGGCGACCAAGCCAGGCCGCAGCTCGACCCGCCCAGTTGCACATGGTTCCCCGGTCGACCTCGATGCCCTGCCGCCGCAGCGCCTGCGCTTGCCGATAGAAGGGCATGTGATCGGCATATTTCTTGACCAGAACATCGGCGATCAGCGCCTCGGTGGGCAGGCCGCCTGGCACCACATGCTTAGGCGCGGGCGCCTGGAACACGCCCTCGCTGCAGGCGCGGCACGCCATTCTCGGTCGGGACGTGACGATGACGCGATATTGTACCGGGATGACATCAAGCCGGCTCGATATGTCGCTGTCTATGCAGTGCAGCGCGCCTCCACAGCAGGGACATTCCTTCTCGTCTGGAAGGATCACTTCCTCAATGCGGGTCAGGTGCGCGGGCAACGACGCCCGTGCTGTCCCGCTTTCCCTTCGTGCCCGTTCCTTCTTCTGACCGGCCGCCTGCTCGCCAAGCGCCTCCAGTTCAGCACGGGCGACGTCAAGATCATCGAAGGCAAGCGCCAACTGATCTTCGCTCAGCTTCTCCGACCGTTTCCCGAAGGTCGTGCGGGTGATATGGTCGATGATATGCTGCATCCGGGCTTCACGATCGAGGCCGGCCAGGACCATCGCCTTGAGGGTGGCGACATCGTCGGGAAGGTCGGCTGCCGTGGCGGACATGCCCCATTTCTGGCAGTTTTGGATCGGTCCGCAATGGCCTTTCGATCAAGGGAATCAGGCGTGCGACCTATCGCGTCGTCACCGGAACCTGGGTGCGCGGCGTGTGCATTTTCGACCATTGCAGCCCTTCGAACAAGGCCGACGCCTGCGATGCCGACAGCCGCATCACGCCATCGTGCGCCCGCGGCCAATGAAAGCCTCCGGTCTGCAAGACCTTGCTCACAAGCACCAGGCCGGTGCCGTCCCAGACCAGCAGCTTGATCCTGTTCGCCCGCTTCGAGCGGAAGATGAAGACCACCCCCGAGAAGGGCTTGAGTCCGAGTTCATGCTCGACCAGCGCCGCCAGGCTGATCGCGCCTTTTCTGAAGTCGACCGGCTTTGTCGCCACCATCACCTTGAGCGGCCCTGGCGGAATGATCATCCCGACCGGCTCACAGCGGCGAGAACCCGGGCGATATGTTCCTCGCTCGCGCCCGACGGCACGTGGATCGCGATGGCGGCCGTGCGGATCACGATCTCATCGCCTCCACCATCAGCCGAGCTGGGACCACCCGCATCTT encodes the following:
- a CDS encoding site-specific integrase; the encoded protein is MADRKAIIAKLGWDGTSEPTTSGQWVAFAFYLALETAMRKGEILSLRWSDIDFDARHAHLDMTKNGDERDVPLSKAAMTLLRIVRKQEPTAPVVPVRTGHFDKLFRGAKREASLSHIHFHDSRREAATTMAPKLSNVLQLAAITGHKSLSMLQVYYKPKAADLAARLDA
- a CDS encoding PepSY-associated TM helix domain-containing protein, with translation MTKTKKGAGFPSPDLVRAVLKGHSGLGLAFAAILYLVCLTGAISVFANEFQRWENPGVERMERISAKAVQAAYRAAIDRTNGPVEHVLIVMPSEDRPWPTLRVDAEDATQTTWIADSAGHITGEIREGWTKFLTRLHINLHLPQSWGIFIVGLTGVALLSSLISGLLAHPRIFRDAFHLRLGGSRRLQEADLHNRIGVWALPFHLTVSLTGALLGLSTVIIGAIGFAVFNGDTDKVYAIFVAPHPAEDARPAPPLDLAPLFAKVAERTSAQPSKRIDYLIVEHPMEQGAAAMFEVEDGSTRLASADSYAFDRNGRLYYEHQAADNNIGQQILGSLGLLHFGWFGGGAIKIAYALLGLGLTYLAAGGVNIWLARRRDKGRPAPGWERAWTATVWGQPVALAGAALAALFASSIAPLIWTWAAVSIAMLGSAVFLSQVALSRIGRAGTGIVLIVLAVAHPAFMGIGDPMVLIVDGTFGLIGLGLLATVISKISILGRTRRLQAA
- a CDS encoding TonB-dependent receptor gives rise to the protein MKHHWLHSVSLFAAMATPSLAFAEDGLPTNDQNGIIVTGEKASRSLQETTASVSVTTDKGLAEENILTIQDVYNRTANVSETYGASGFSIRGIDQRGVSGGGDAATATVFVDGAPVPQDVLSNGPTDMWDVAQIEIFRGPQSTIQGLNALAGAVHIRTQDPTFDWSLKGRALVSSFDTTQFAVAGGGPLVPGELAFRVSAEKRDSDGYIRNITRNEPESPVDSISIRGKLLWTPSALAGFEARLGYHHFETKGGYLFTYVDRSVGDYFDNRTNPSDYPNSSDVDNDQVTLNLRYDLGSGLSLSTLGTWTDTDFIRKYDGDSSAASRAYSDIAGGAETFTQELRLNYEGDRLSGLAGLFYYNRDQYRRAHQVTLVPTPGPTIANLLTPALGAQTAAQVAALYTAALPNIPVDYTSDFPTKVETMAVFADARYRLTDRLSLLGGFRYDRERNKIGGEAIATFVGTLPDPAAYGPLAPAFAGVNAAVLGLVDDANGSAPVGTRTFNAFLPKGGVEMAWTPNLSTAFVLQRGYRSGGSGFNTARSQLFPYNPEFTWNYELSLRSAWLDGRLTVNANAFYIDWADQQTTANFGNGTYDTHTVNAGKSHLYGFELELAHRVSSVFDWYASVGHTRTKFDEFVTDVGSITDLSGLEFPYAPRWTLAGGANVRFGGGFNANVNASYRSAVYADVSIPQSDSRVGGRTLVNARIGYEADQWSLSLFANNLFDEKYDQYINSFTNFAIIGAPRSVGVILEAGF
- a CDS encoding DNA -binding domain-containing protein translates to MSALWRLRRLPRPLFPADPVVARRVQALQVLDAHQAGAGQRETVIAVLGPKMADAVSFDSSRKKIGRLLKLAEQRVEIGYRRFLSDEDW
- the tnpC gene encoding IS66 family transposase, which codes for MSATAADLPDDVATLKAMVLAGLDREARMQHIIDHITRTTFGKRSEKLSEDQLALAFDDLDVARAELEALGEQAAGQKKERARRESGTARASLPAHLTRIEEVILPDEKECPCCGGALHCIDSDISSRLDVIPVQYRVIVTSRPRMACRACSEGVFQAPAPKHVVPGGLPTEALIADVLVKKYADHMPFYRQAQALRRQGIEVDRGTMCNWAGRAAAWLGRLTSRMKVDLLSGARLFVDETTAKVLAPGTGKVKTGYLWAIARDDGAHGGTDPPAVAYTYMPGRGKVWAEKLLGDFTGIVQCDGYGAYKHIEAPDRKGGPGTLAFCWAHVRRGFFDDAKGGNAPVADEALRRIASLYKIEARIRGSSPEHRLAVRQAESAPIIADMRPWLEEMLPKLPRSSNTAEAIGYTLNHWKGLVRFLEDGRIELDNNTVERSIRPLTLQRKNALFTGHDLGAENWATFASLIETCKLSGINPQAYLTDVLARIVLRGDADPIDDLLPYNWLDSRTPVSAVIDQAA
- the tnpB gene encoding IS66 family insertion sequence element accessory protein TnpB (TnpB, as the term is used for proteins encoded by IS66 family insertion elements, is considered an accessory protein, since TnpC, encoded by a neighboring gene, is a DDE family transposase.) produces the protein MIIPPGPLKVMVATKPVDFRKGAISLAALVEHELGLKPFSGVVFIFRSKRANRIKLLVWDGTGLVLVSKVLQTGGFHWPRAHDGVMRLSASQASALFEGLQWSKMHTPRTQVPVTTR